The DNA window TTAACTATAAGTTAATGAAGAAACGAGTAAAACAATATGCTCACCAAATTGAAATTGGTGCACAAGATCGTCGACATGTTCTCAAGGATTTTTCAAGAATGCTGGATAATCAGGTGTGTATAAGGCCatggtttgttttttttatcaagACATGATTAGAAACACAAGGAATGAAGTATATTTGCAGAAATAGGCACAATTAATATGCATCCAGATATTGGGTTTTGCATGGTGgtgtttaaattacatatacaatttatgagattgcATCTGTTTCATATACAGAATCGGGAACTGGTTGCTTAAATATGTAAGCACTTATAGCACACATAATGTTTATAGATTGACAGCAATTAACATGCATGTAATCCTTCATATATAGGATTCCGAACACTTGCACAATTTGATTCATTCTAACTTCTGTCAACTTCTACTATTTTAGATTGAGAAGATTGTCCTATTTCTTCTGGAAGAACAAGGTCGCCTGGCAAGCAGGATAGCCAAGCTTGGAGAAAGGCATAATGCTCTTCTTGAGCAGCCTGAGATATCTCAAATATCTGAACTTAGAGAATCTTATAGAGAAGTAGGGCAAGACCTGTTAAAGCTTCTATTTTTTGTCGAGATAAATGCCATTGGTCTCCGTAAGATATTGAAGAAGTTTGACAAACGCTTTGGCTACAGATTCACTGATTATTATGTCAGAACTCGTGCCAATCATCCATACTCACAACTGCAGCAAGTATTTAAGCATGTGGTAACAACTTATCTACTGACTTGCTCTTTTTTTCCTCCTTTTTGCTCCTACTTTCATCATTTGCTAATAGCCTTCTATATTGAGTATTGTTTTTTCATTCTTGTGTTTTATAAGTGCTACTTTAAGAGGTAACTCATATAGCACCAtctttatcaaaaaaaattaaaaaacaaagaataaaagaaaaaaagaaaaacaactcATATAGCATCCTAAATTATTCTGTGTCAATGATCTTaccttatatattattaattggcAGGGGTTAGGGGCTGTTGTGGGTGCCTTGTCTCGCAatcttcatgaacttcaggacCGTCAAGGAAGCTACTTATCAATATATGATGAGACTGCTCTTCCACTCCAGGTTTCCTTCTCTCTTTTGCTGGAATCTATCCAAAATATTGGTTTTACTTATTAACCTTTACAAGGGATCAATGTGCAGGATCCTGTTGTCGATGCAATAAATGCAGCTGTAGACAGGTTAACCTATTCAACAAACTTTCTTACCTTCTTGGCACAACATGCATTCATTATGCAAGAAGATTTGCCTACTCCCACCGGGGAACAACCTGATGACGGGAGATATCATTTTATGTCACTTCTCCTGAACCTAGTAAACACATTTCTCTATATGGTAAACACATACATTATTGTCCCTACAGCAGATGACTACTCCATGAGCCTTGGAGCTGCCGCAACAGTTTGTGGGGTTGTTATTGGAGCTATGGCTGTTGCACAGGTGTTTTCCTCTGTATATTTCAGTGCATGGTCAAATAGATCATACTTTAAACCTCTTGTATTCAGCAGTATTGTTCTGTTTATGGGAAACCTTATGTATGCTATGGCTTATGACGTTCGTTCAATTTGGGTTCTTTTGATTGGTCGTCTTTTCTGTGGGTAAGTTTTGTTTTTCCTCGTAGTTTCTTTCCTATGCTTTTCTGATTAATTTAACATGAATTTCTGTCTAATTTTCATCATTTATGAAAATAATGAACTATATTTTAAGAAATGAATGGGAGACTGGAACTATACGATCCTGATAACTCTTATTTTCTGAATTTCAGATTGGGTTCTGCTAGAGCAGTTAATAGGCGCTATATTAGTGATTGTGTGCCACTAAAAATCCGCATGCAAGCATCGGCTGGTTTTGTCAGTGCTAGTGCACTTGGAATGGCTTGTGGTCCTGCTCTTGCTGGCTTACTTCAAACTAATTTTAAGATTTACAAGCTTACATTCAATCAAGACACTTTGCCTGGGTGGGTGATGG is part of the Cannabis sativa cultivar Pink pepper isolate KNU-18-1 chromosome 5, ASM2916894v1, whole genome shotgun sequence genome and encodes:
- the LOC115717117 gene encoding SPX domain-containing membrane protein At4g22990, with the translated sequence MVAFGKKLKQRQNDEWQRYYINYKLMKKRVKQYAHQIEIGAQDRRHVLKDFSRMLDNQIEKIVLFLLEEQGRLASRIAKLGERHNALLEQPEISQISELRESYREVGQDLLKLLFFVEINAIGLRKILKKFDKRFGYRFTDYYVRTRANHPYSQLQQVFKHVGLGAVVGALSRNLHELQDRQGSYLSIYDETALPLQDPVVDAINAAVDRLTYSTNFLTFLAQHAFIMQEDLPTPTGEQPDDGRYHFMSLLLNLVNTFLYMVNTYIIVPTADDYSMSLGAAATVCGVVIGAMAVAQVFSSVYFSAWSNRSYFKPLVFSSIVLFMGNLMYAMAYDVRSIWVLLIGRLFCGLGSARAVNRRYISDCVPLKIRMQASAGFVSASALGMACGPALAGLLQTNFKIYKLTFNQDTLPGWVMAIAWLVYLVWLWISFREPAREYDDIPTAETSNAAAETVETNGLEEGLKQPLLITSEDKQGEDEDGDQEFDGSEEAAEESRQPVTSIGAAYRLLTPSVKVQLLIYFMLKYVMEILLSESSVVTTYYFGWSTSSVAIFLACLGLTVLPVNILVGSYISNMFEDRQILLASEILVCLGILLSFHIIIPYTVVQYVCSGLILFVFAEVLEGVNLSLLSRVMSSRLSRGTYNGGLLSTEAGTLARVIADATITLAGFLGESRLLNITLLPSLVICIGSIVATCCTYNSLY